CACTTTCCAGCTCCGTCAGTCGGATACTGCTGCGGTCGGCAAAGCGATGATCGCGCCTGACGAAGAGCGCCACCGGATGGCGCCGATACGGAATGGTCAGCAGCCGGTCGTCCTCGTCGATATAGGCGAGGACCGCGACGTCGCATCGGTAGCTGGCGAGGTCATCCAGGACTTCGGTCGAATTGCCGATCTTTACCGCAAGCTCGATGCCCGGATAGGCCTGATTGAAGGCGGCCAGCATCTCCGTGACGTGAAACGGGCCGACGGCGCTGATCGAGAGACGGCCCGTCCGGAGTTCGCGCGTTTCCGACAGGAAGGCGAGCGCCTCGGCCTCCTCGGCGAAGAGGCGGGTGGTGATGGCGAGAAGCTGGCGGCCGGTGTCGCTGAGTTCCCGCCGTCGGCCGCGCTTGACGAAGAGCTCGACGCCGAACTCATCCTCCAGCGCGCCGACCTGCGCGGTCAGGGTCGGCTGGCTGATGTTGAACGTCTCGGCTGCTGCATTGAAGCCTCCGGCGTTCGCGACATTGTGGAAGGAGCGCAGCTGGGTATAACGCATAGCAAATTTCTATCTATAGAGATCAAAAAATCAATTTGTTATGATGGATGAGCTCTGTGAGCATCCTCGAAACGGTGTCGGCAAGGCACCTGTAGCGAGGGCGGAAGGCATGAGCTGGGCGTACTGGAATCCCGTGAAGATCCGGTTCGGGTCTGGCCTCTTCGATGAGGTCGCGAAGCTTGTCGGCACCCGGCGCTGGGCGCTCGTTACCTATGACCAGCCGATCTTCCACGAATTGTCCGCCCGCCTCGCGAAGGCTGCCGGCGCTCCGGTGGTCACGATCAGCAACATCGAGACCAACCCGGACTGCGCGGATCTGGTCGAATCCTGCCGGCAATTCGGCGCGGCTTCGCAGGTGCCCGAGGTCATCGTCGCGCTCGGCGGCGGCTCGATGATCGATGCGGCCAAGGTGCTGGCCGCCAGCGGCGGCGACTTCGAAACGGTGCGGCGCCATCTCGTCGACAAGGTGCCCCTCGACGCCGACACGATCGTCCCGATCATCGCCGTGCCGACGACGGCGGGAACCGGAAGCGAGGTCACCTCCTGGGCGACCGTTTGGGATTCGGCCAACGGCAGCAAGTACTCGCTCGCCCATCCGCGGCTCTACCCCGAGACGGCGGTGCTCGATCCGGTCCTGACTGTCGGCGCACCCCGCGGCCTGACGCTGGCGACCGGGCTCGACGCCCTGTCGCATGCGCTCGAAAGCATCTGGAACGTCAACGGCAATCCGGTTTCAGCCAACTACGCGGTCGAGGCCGCGCGCGAGATCATCGATACCCTGCCGCGCCTGCTGGAGCGGCTCGACGACGTCGAGCTCAGGGCGCGACAGATGCGTGCCAGCCTGCTGGCGGGCCTCGCCTTCTCGAACACCAAGACGGCGCTCGCCCACAACATCTCCTACGACATTACGCTGAAGAGCGGCACGATCCACGGCATCGCCTGCTCCTTCTCGCTGCCGATCGTGATGCGCTGGGCGACCGGCGTGCAGCCGCAATGCGATGCGGCGCTGCGCCGTGTCTTCGGGGCCGATCTGGAGCAGGGCGCCGAGCGGCTCGATGCTTTCCTGCAAGGTCTGGGCGTCAGGACGGACCCCGCCGCCTACGGTGTCTCGCCGGCCGAATGGGACCGTCTGGTCGACAAGGCCATGCAAGGCGAGCGCGGGCGCAACTTCATCGGGAAACTGGCCGCCAAAGCAGCCTGACATTTCGCAGATCCGGGCAATCGCGCCCTTCGTTCACCGGCAAGGTCAAAGACCACCGGCTCATCTGGGAGGATGACATGAACATATCGCGTCGGAAGATCATCACGAGCGCTCTCGCCGGAGCAGGCGCTGCGCTGGCCATGCCGAACATCGGCCGTGCCCAGACGAAACTGATCAAGGTCGGCCTGATTCCCTCCGAGGATTCGCGCGCCATGCTCGAATCCAGCCAGCAGCTTCTGGACGCGCTGGAGAAGAATCTCGGCATCAAGGTCCAGGGCTTCGTCGCCTCGGACTATAACGGCGTCATCGAGGCGATGCGCTCGAGCCATGTCGACGTCGCCTATCTCGGACCGTTCTCCTATGTGCTCGGCACGACGGTGGCGCCGATCGAGGCTTTCGCCACGGCGGAAACGGCGAAATCCGGGCGGACCTTCTACCACAGCCAGATCATCACCCGGAAAGACAGCGGCATCAAAGAGGTCAAGGACCTGAAGGGCCGCACCTTCGCCTTCGTCGATCCGTCCTCGACCTCGGGGCACCTCTTCCCCAAGGCCGGGCTGATGAAGATCGGCTTCGATCCCGAGAAGGATTTCGGGCGCGTGCTCTTCACCGGTTCGCATGATGCGAATGCGCTCGCCGTCGCGAACAAGCGGGTCGACGCCGCGACGATCGCGGACCGCATCTTCGATGCGGCCGTACAGAAGAAGCTGGTCGATCCTGCCGACATCCACGTCGTCTGGCGTTCCGATCCGATTCCGGAGTCGCCGACCTGCTGGCGCAAGAACCTGCCCGATGATCTGAAGCAGCAGATCAAGGGCGCCTTCCTGAACATCCGGGACATCACCTGGGCCGATCAGGGCAAGCTCAACCGCTTCGTCGAGACCAACGACCAAGCCTACGACATCATTCGAGACACGGCCAAGGTGCTGAAGCTCGACCTGGTCAAGATGAAGTAGTCGCCCAGCGCGACCGGCGGAGGATCTCGGATGATCAAGATCGAAGGCCTGAAGAAGTCGTATGCCGGGCGCCCCGTTCTGCAGGGTATCGACCTCACCGTGAAGGCCGGGGAATTCCTCGTCGTTCTCGGCCCGAGCGGCGCCGGCAAATCGACGCTGCTGCGCTGTATCAACGGCCTCGCGCAGCCCGATGCGGGGCGAACCGTGATCGACGGCATGGTGTTCGATGCGAAGCGCCGCGCACGGGGCTCGCGCCCCGTCGCGATGATCTTTCAGCACCATAATCTGGTGAAGCGCCTGTCCGTGCTGAAGAACGTGCTGGTCGGCCGCATGGCCGGCCTGTCGTCCATCCTCACCATGCTGCAGCTCTTCCCCAAACGGGACGTCGAGATCGCGATGGAGGCGCTGGCGCGCGTCGAGCTGCCGCATAAGGCGAATTCGCGCGGCGACCAGCTCTCGGGCGGCGAGCAACAGCGCGTCGGCATCGCCCGCGCGCTGGCGCAGCAGCCGGCGGTGATCCTCTGCGACGAGCCCGTCGCCAGCCTCGATCCGAAGACCTCCCGCGTCGTCCTCGGTTACCTCAAGGCGATCTGCAAGGAGGAGGGCATCGCGGTGATCTGCAACCTCCATCAGGTCGATTACGCCGTCGAATTCGGCGAACGCATCGTCGGCCTGAGCGGCGGCAAGGTGATCTTCGACGACACGCCGGACCAGCTGACGACGGAGATCGTGCACAAGATCTACCCCGGGCTGGAGGATCCCGGCATCAGCCGCGTGCTGAAGCCGCGGCCCGCACCGCAGCCCGCAGTCATCACCCCCATGGTCGCCGTCGCGACGGCTTGAACGAGACAGGATCCGGCCATGTCATTCGGTAGCTTGCAACTCGTCATGCGTCCGCCCCAAGGCCGTTTCGGCTGGTGGGGCGTCGCGCTCGCATCCCTCGCGATCGTCGCCTTCCTCTGGTGGGCGGCGATCGGTTCGCAGATCAACGCGACCAATCTCTGGAACGGAATCCCCTATATGTGGGACTTCCTGGTCCGGATGACGCCGCCCAATCCCGAGTTCCTCGAACGGCTCTGGAAACCGGCCCTCGAAAGCCTGCAGGTCGCCGTCTGGGGCACCCTGCTCGGGGTCGTCCTGGCGCTGCCGATCTGCTTCTTCGCAGCGCGCAACCTGACCCCGAGCCCGGCCGTCTTCCATGCGACGCGGCAATTGCTCAACTGCATGCGCGGCATCAACGAGATCATCCTGGCGCTGATCTTCGTGGCGGCTATCGGATTGGGCCCCTTCGCCGGCGTGCTCGCGCTCGCCATCCACGGTGCCGGCATGCTCGGCAAGTTCTTCGCCGAGGCGATGGAGGATATCGACGAAGGGCCGCTGGAGGCCTTCCGCTCGGCCGGAGTCGGCCCGTTCCAGACCTTCTTCTTCGGCGTGTTGCCGCAGGTCCTGCCGACCTGGCTCGGCACCATCTTCTACCGGCTGGAGACCAATGTCCGGCAGTCGACGGTGCTCGGCATGGTCGGCGCCGGCGGCATCGGCTTCGAGCTGGTATCCTCGATGAAGCTCTTCAAGTACCAGGACACCGCCACCTGCATCCTCGTCATCCTCGCGATGGTGCTGGTGGCCGACCTGGTCTCGTCTCGCGTCCGGGCGCTGATCCGCTGACCGGCGCGGCAGGGATTTCGATCTGAGCCTGCATCCGAGGGTTGGGCGCAAGCGGGCGGACTTATGCCCGTCCGCAGTGCGACGGCCAGCCGCTGCTCGGGCCTCGTGATCGGAATGAGCGGCAGCTTGCCGATCATGGCGCAAACCCGCTGCCGCCGCAGCGGGTTTGAACGTCGCCTAGACCCCATCGATGATTTGCGGGACCGTCTCGAAGAAGCTCCGGACCAGCGGGAGGCGCCGCCGCTCCGCCCGGCAGGCGACATATTCGCCGACGCTGAAATCGGCGCCCGTCAGGATCAGCCGCTTCAGATTCGGCTCGGGCCTGAACTCGGCTTCGAAGACGACACCGATGCCGAAGCCGGCCGCGACGGCCTCCCGGACGGCTTCGCGGGACTGCACTTCGAGCAGGTTCATCGGCTTGACCCCGGCCATCGAAAGCCGGTTCTCGAAAACCTCCCGGGTGATGGATCCCCGCTCGCGCAGGACGATATCCTGGCCGGCAAAGGCCTCGATCGGGATGCTGTCGTGCCGCGCCAGCTCGTGATCCGCCGCGATGAACGCGACCAGATGATCCGATCGCAGCTTGATGCTGTAGATGCGCGGGTCGGAGTTCGGGCGGGCCGTTATGGCGACATCGGCCGCGAAATCCATGATCTGGTCGACCACTTCGGACGAGTTGCCGATGGTGAGGGAAAAGGTCAGGCCGGGGTAATTCGCGCGCATCCTGGCCAGGGCCGGCATGACATGCGTCGCGCTATCGGCCGCGATGCGCAGGTGACCGCGCTGCAGGGTTCGCGTGCCCGCCAGGAGCGCCTGCGCCTCGTCCTGCGCGGTGAACAGCCGTGCGGTAATCACGAAGAGGCTTTGGCCGAGCGGCGTCAGCCTGACGTGCCGCCCCATCCGGTCGAAAAGGCGCACGCCATACGCATCCTCGAGCGCCTTCACCTGCGCCGACAGCGTCGGCTGGCTGAGATTGCGGGCCTTTGCCGCGCCGGTGAAGCTCTCGGCTTCGGCCACGGCATGGAACGCGGCAAGGCCGGAATAACTGACGATCATTGCTATAGATCCTGTCTATAGATGACATGCAAACGATGTATTGGACCTATGTCAAGGCGGCGTTCTAGCGTGGGCCATCCGCTGAAGAAACAAGAGCGAGACCGCGCCATGGCCCAAGTCCGACGCCCCGCAACCTCCGAGACCGGCGATCCGCTGCTTCTGACGCCGGGGCCGCTGACGACCAGCAAGGCCATCAAGGAGGCGATGGTCCATGACTGGGGCTCCCGCGACGCCACATTCGTCGGAATCAACAAGGCCGTCATGGACGAGCTGCCCAAGGTCATCCATGGCGAAGCGGATTTCGTCACCGTGCCGATGCAGGGTTCGGGCACCTTCGCCGTCGAGGCGATGCTGACCACTTTCGTGCCCCGTGACGGCAAGATCCTGGTCCTGATCAACGGCGCCTATGGCCAGCGCGCCAAGCGCATCCTGGAGATCGCGGGTCGCTCGGTGGTCGCTCATGAGACGGCCGAGGACACGCCGCCGGATCTGGCGGAGATCGACCGCATGCTGGTCACCGATACCGGCATCACCCATCTCTTCGCGGTTCACTGCGAGACGACGAGCGGCATCCGAAACCCGATCGAGGCCATCGCGGCGCTGGCCAAGCGCCATGGCCGCCGGCTGCTGGTCGACTCGATGAGCGCCTTCGGAGCCCTGCCGCTCGACAGCCGCGAGATATATTTCGACGCGGTCGCGGCGTCGTCGAACAAGTGCATTCAGGGCGTGCCCGGGCTCGGCTTCGTCATCGCCCGCAAGAACGCCCTCGCCGAGACCCAGGGCAACGCCACCACGCTCGTGCTCGATCTTCACGACCAGCATGCCGGTTTCGAGCGCACCGGCCAGTACCGCTTCACCCCGCCGATCCACGTCATCGTCGCCTTCCACGCGGCGCTGCAGGAGTTCTGGGCCGAGGGCGGCGTTGCCGGGCGCGGCGAGCGCTATGCCGAGAACGCCCGCATCCTGATCGAAGGCATGGAGGGGCTCGGTTTCCGCACGCTGCTGCCGGCCGCGCGGCAGGCGCCGATCATCGTCACCTTCCACATGCCGGAGGACAAGCGCTTCGTCTTCCAGCGCTTCTACGACGCGCTGAAGGACGCCGGCTACGTGATCTATCCCGGCAAGCTCACTGTGGCCGACAGCTTCCGTATCGGCTGCATCGGGGCGCTCGGCGCTCAGGACATGCGGGCCTTCGTCGCCACCGTGTCGGATGTGCTCGCCGAGATGGGCGTCGGCCTGAAGTCGGCCGCTTGAGGGAGGTGATGATGAACATGCATTCGAAGGTCGGATCGGATGTCGTCGCGAACGGCCGGGGCTATGCCCGCCCGCAGCGTCCGACAGTGGTGATCTGCATGGACGGCTCGGAGCCGGCCTATATAGAGGCTGCCAGCGCGAAGGGGCTGACGCCCAACCTCGACCGGATCATGCGGACGGGCGCGAGCACGCATGCCTATTCGGTGATCCCGAGCTTCACCAACCCGAACAACCTCTCGATCATCACCGGCCGTCCGCCGGCGGTCCACGGCATCGCCGGAAACTTCTTCTACGACCGCGAGGCGAAGGAGGAGGTGATGATGAACGAGGCCCGCTTCCTGCGCGCGCCGACCATCCTCGCCGAGTTCCAGAAGTCTGGCCTCAAGGTCGCGATGGTCACCGCCAAGGACAAGCTGCGCACCTTGCTCGGCAAGGGCCTCGACTTCACGGCCGGCACCGCCATCGCCTTCTCCTCGGAGAAGGCCGACAAGGCCAACAAGGCCGAGAACGGCATCGAGAGCGTGCTCGACTTCGTCGGGATGCCCGTGCCGTCGGTCTATTCGGCCGATCTCTCGGAGTTCGTCTTCGCCGCCGGCGTCAAGCTGCTGGAGACCTTCAAGCCTGACCTGATGTACCTCTCGACCACCGACTATGTGCAGCATAAGGCGGCGCCCGGTTCGGAGATGGCTGATGCCTTCTACGCCATGTTCGACGGTTATGTCGGCAGGCTCGACGCGCTCGGCTGCACGCTCGTGATCACAGCCGACCACGGCATGAACGACAAGCATCTGCCCAATGGCGAGCCGGACGTCGTCTACCTGCAGAGCCTGATGGATGAATGGTATGGCAAGGGCACGATGCGCGTGATCCTGCCGATCACCGACCCTTACGTGGTCCATCATGGCGCGCTCGGCTCCTTCGCCACGGTCTACCTGCCTGATGGCGCTGACCAGGTGGAGGTCGCGGCCCGCATCTCCGGCCTCGACGGCATCGCGCTGGCGGTGACGTCCGCCGAGGCTTGCGAGCGCTTCGAACTGCCGGCCGACCGGATCGGCGATGTCGTAGTCGTCTCGACGCGACAGAAGGTCATCGGCACCTCGCCTGACAGGCACGATCTCTCCGGCCTGACCGAGCCGCTGCGCTCGCATGGCGGCATCACCGAGCAGCGTGTGCCGATGATCGCCAACCGGCCGATCACCGTCCCCGAAGGACGGGTCCTGCGCAATTTCGACGTCTTCGACGTCGCCCTGAACCTGGTGAACTGAGATGAACGCGACGGTGAGGCCGCCGGTGCGGCGCGAGGCGATGCGCATCGCCGGCAAGCTGGTCACGACCGACGACATGCTCGAGGTCAAGAACCCCTATGACGACAGCGTGGTCGGGCTGATCCCGGCCGCCCGTCCCGAGCATGTGCGCGAGGCCTTCGCCCAGGCGAAGGCGTTCAAGCCGAAGCTGACCCGCTACGAGCGCCAGCAGATCCTGCAGAAGACGGCCGAATTGCTGCGCGACCGCAAGGAGCTGTTCGCCAAGCTGATCACGGCGGAAGCCGGCCTGTGCTGGAAGGATTCGCTCTATGAGGCCAGCCGTGCGTATGACGTCTGGTCCTTCGCGGCCCAACTCACCATCAAGGACGATGGCGAGATGTTCTCCTGCGACATCTCGCCGAACGGCAAGGCGCGCAAGATCTTCACCACGCGCCAGCCGCTGCTCGGCGTGATCTCGGCGATCACCCCGTTCAACCATCCGCTCAACATGGTCAGCCACAAGCTGGCCCCGGCAATCGCGACCAACAACCGCCTCGTGCTGAAGCCGACCGAGCTGACGCCGCTGACCGCATTGGCGCTAGCCGACGTGCTCTACGAGGCCGGCCTGCCGCCGGAGATGCTCTCGGTCGTCACCGGCAACCCCTCGACCATGGGCGACGCGATGATCACCGATCCCGACGCCGACCTGGTGACCTTCACCGGCTCGGTCAGGGTCGGCAAGCACATCGCCGCCCATGCCGGCTACAAGCGCATCGTGCTGGAACTTGGCGGCAACGACCCGCTGATCGTCATGGAGGATGCCGACCTCGACAAGGCGGCCGAGCTCGCCGTCACCGGCGCGACCAAGAACTCGGGCCAGCGCTGCACCGCGGTCAAGCGCATCCTCGTCGTCGAGAGCGTCGCCGACGCCTTCTCCAAGCTGGTGGTCGAGAAGGCCAGGAAGCTGAAATGCGGCGACCCGATGGACCCCGAGACCGATGTCGGCTGCGTCATCAACGCCCGCTCGGCCACGCTTTTCCAGGCTCGCGTCGACGATGCGGTGAGCAAGGGCGCGCAGGTGCTCCACGGCGAGCGCGCGCAGGGTGCGCTGTTCCATCCGACGGTGGTCGACCACATTCCTTATGACTGCGAACTTGTGCACGAAGAGACTTTCGGCCCGGTGATCCCGATCATCCGGGTGCCCGACGACATCGCGGAAGTCATCCGGATCTCGAACTCGACCGCCTATGGCCTGTCCTCCGGCGTCTGCACCAACCGCTTCGACTACATCCAGCGCTTCATCGCCGAGCTCGAGGTCGGCACGGTCAATGTCTGGGAAGTGCCGGGCTACCGGATCGAGATGTCCCCGTTCGGCGGCATCAAGGATTCCGGCCTCGGCTACAAGGAAGGCGTCGTCGAAGCCATGAAGAGCTTCACCAACGTCAAGACCTGGTCCCAGCCCTGGACCGCCTGAAGGCGAAGAACGACCGAAGCCGGCGGCTCGACCCGCCGGCTTTTCCAAATCCAGGGGAATGAAGCGCCGGAAGAGTGCCCAAACTGAACGTAATGAGGGGATGAGAACAATGAAGAGCTGGCTTGCTTCCTGTGTTATCGGCGCTTTCGCACTCGCACTTCCGGGCGCTGCGCAGGCACAAAAGACGAAGGTGACGATCTACACCGCGCTGGAGAACGACCAGCTCGGGCCGTTCAAGGCTTCCATCGAGAAGGCCGTGCCCGACGCGGAAGTGGTCTGGGTTCGCGATTCCACCGGCGTCATCACGGCCCGTTTCCTGGCCGAGAAGGACAATCCGCGTTCCGACATGGTGATGGGCCTCGCCGCGTCGAGCCTGCTGATGTTCGAGAAGGCCGGCCTGCTCGAAACCTACAAGCCTGCCGGCGCCGATGCGCTGAAGCCGGTCTTCCGGGACGGCAACGCTCCCTACACGTGGACCGGCATGGACGCCTATCTCGGCGTCGTCTGCTACAACACCGCCGAAGCCAAGGGCGTCGCGGTACCGAGCTCGTGGAAGGACCTGCTCAACCCGGCATTCAAGGGCAAGATCGTGATGCCCCATCCGGCGTCCTCCGGCACCGGCTATCTGATGGTCGCGGGCTGGCTGCAGAGCATGGGCGAGGCCGAGGGCTGGAAGTTCATGGACGGGCTGCACGAGAACATCGCGGCCTATCTGCATTCGGGTTCGGCGCCCTGCGTCCAGGCGGCGCGCGGCGAGCGCACCATCGGCCTGGCTCTCGACATGCGCGGCGCCGCCGAGAAGACCAAGGGCGCGCCGATCGAGGTCGTGATCCCGAAAGAGGGCGTAGGCTGGGAGATGGAAGCGAGCGCCATCGTCAAGGGCTCGAAGAACCTCGCCGTCGCGAAGAAGATCGCCGACTGGTCGACGACCAAGCAAGCGAACGAGCTCTACTCGAAGACCTATGCCATCGTGGCTGCGCCGGGCGTCGAGAACAAGCCGACGAACTACCCCGCCAACGCCGAAGCCGGGATGATCAAGAACGACCTGTCCTGGATGGCGGATAATCGTGAGCGTGTGCTCGCCGAATGGTCCAAGCGCTACGAATCCAAGGCCGCGCCAAAGAACTGAAGGCTGCCAAACCGCCCCGACCCGCTGAAGCGGGCGGGGCGGTACGGCTTATGCAAGCGCGGGGGTGACGGACTCAAGCCCTTGCTGGCCCTCCAGGCATAGTGCCGGGCGTTCAGAGGAAGGTCTTTACGATGACCACGAACACGAACCCTTTTCTCTCGATCCGCAAGGTAGCGAAGAGCTTCGGCGCCTTCCAGGCCCTGCGCAGCATCGATCTCGACATCCGTCGTGGCGAATTCGTCTGCTTCCTCGGCCCTTCCGGCTGCGGCAAGACGACCCTGTTGCGGGCGATTGCCGGCCTCGATCTTCAGGACAGCGGCAGCATCCATATGGGCGGGCGCGATGTGTCCCGCGCGAGCCCGGCGGAACGCGATTTCGGGATCGTCTTCCAGTCCTACGCGCTGTTTCCCAATCTGACGGTCACGGACAATGTCGGCTACGGCCTCGTCAACCGCCGCCGTCCTGCGCGTGATATCGCCCGCCGCGCCGACGAGCTTCTGGAACTGGTCGGCCTCACGGATCAGGGGAAGAAATATCCCATCCAGCTTTCGGGCGGGCAGCAGCAGCGCGTGGCCCTCGCCCGCGCGCTCGCGACCTCGCCGGAGCTTCTCCTGCTCGACGAGCCGCTCTCGGCGCTCGACGCCAAGGTCAGGGTGAGGCTCCGCGACGAGATGCGTTCGCTGCAGCAGCGTCTCAGCGTGACCACGATCATGGTCACGCACGACCAGGAGGAAGCGCTCGCCATGGCCGACCGCATCGTCGTGATGAGCAACGGCGCCGTCGAGCAGGTGGGCACCCCCGAGGAAATCTACCGCCGTCCGGCGACGCCCTTCGTCGCGGACTTCGTCGGCCACATGACATTTCTCGATGCGATCGTCACCGGCCCGGGCCGTGTGCGTGTCGATGAGCTCGATCTTCTCGTCGCCAATGCCGCGCCCTTCGCGGTGGGCACGCCGGTGCGGCTCGCCATGCGCCCCGAGGAGGTCCGCACCCGCAGCATCACCGCCGACACGCCCAACAGCTTCGAGGCGCGCATTGGCGATCTCGCCTTCCTCGGTTCGTATTGCCGGGCGCATCTGGAGCCGACCGGTTCCCGCACGACGCGCATCGCGGCCGATTTCTCGACCAATGCGATGCGTGATCTCGGCATCTCGCCCGGGCAGGTGCGCGCGGTCGCCTTCCCGCCGGAAGCCCTGCATGTCTTTGCGGGGAGCGGACGATGAGCGACGCCGCTCGCCCGCTCGCCATGACCGCGCCGGCCGTGAAGGTGTCGCCGCCTCGCATCATCGAGCGTCAGGTCGCCGGGGCGCTGATCCTGGCGCTCTGTGCCGTGCTGGTCCTCATTATCGCCCTGCCGCTCTGGGCGCTGCTGTCCAAGAGCCTCGAGGATGTCGACGGCCGCTTCGTCGGGCTGGCGAACTTCGTCAGCTATGCGACGACGCCGACGCTGCTCTCCTCGCTCACTAACAGCCTGTTCGTTGCCAGCATAACCACGGCGATCGTGGTCCCCGTCGCCTTTCTCTATGCCTATGCCCTGCGGCGGAGCTGCATCCCCGGCAAGGGCCTGTTCTATGCCGCGGCGATGATCCCGGTCTTCGCGCCCTCGCTCCTGTCGGGCCTGGCGCTGATCTACATCTTCGGCAATCAGGGCATCCTCAAATCCTGGATGATGGGCGCCTCGCTCTACGGACCCGTCGGCATCATCGCCGCGGAGGCGCTCTACAGCTTTCCCCACGCCATGCTGATCCTCGTCACGGCGCTCGCATTGTCCGACGGGCGGCTGCGCGAGGCGGCCGAGGCGATGGGCACCACGCGCTGGCGGATCTTCCGCACGATCACCCTACCGGGTGCGCGCTACGGCGTGATCAGCGCCGCGTTCGTGGTATTCACCCTCGTCATCACCGATTTCGGTATTCCCAAGGTTATCGGCGGGCAGTTCAGCGTGCTCGCGACGGACGCCTATCGGCAGGTCGTCGGCCAGCAGAACTTCCCGATGGGCGCCGTCGTCGGCATCATCCTGCTGGTCCCGGCCGTGCTCGCCTTCTTCGCAGACCGCGTG
Above is a genomic segment from Bosea sp. NBC_00550 containing:
- a CDS encoding putative 2-aminoethylphosphonate ABC transporter substrate-binding protein, which codes for MKSWLASCVIGAFALALPGAAQAQKTKVTIYTALENDQLGPFKASIEKAVPDAEVVWVRDSTGVITARFLAEKDNPRSDMVMGLAASSLLMFEKAGLLETYKPAGADALKPVFRDGNAPYTWTGMDAYLGVVCYNTAEAKGVAVPSSWKDLLNPAFKGKIVMPHPASSGTGYLMVAGWLQSMGEAEGWKFMDGLHENIAAYLHSGSAPCVQAARGERTIGLALDMRGAAEKTKGAPIEVVIPKEGVGWEMEASAIVKGSKNLAVAKKIADWSTTKQANELYSKTYAIVAAPGVENKPTNYPANAEAGMIKNDLSWMADNRERVLAEWSKRYESKAAPKN
- a CDS encoding putative 2-aminoethylphosphonate ABC transporter ATP-binding protein; translation: MTTNTNPFLSIRKVAKSFGAFQALRSIDLDIRRGEFVCFLGPSGCGKTTLLRAIAGLDLQDSGSIHMGGRDVSRASPAERDFGIVFQSYALFPNLTVTDNVGYGLVNRRRPARDIARRADELLELVGLTDQGKKYPIQLSGGQQQRVALARALATSPELLLLDEPLSALDAKVRVRLRDEMRSLQQRLSVTTIMVTHDQEEALAMADRIVVMSNGAVEQVGTPEEIYRRPATPFVADFVGHMTFLDAIVTGPGRVRVDELDLLVANAAPFAVGTPVRLAMRPEEVRTRSITADTPNSFEARIGDLAFLGSYCRAHLEPTGSRTTRIAADFSTNAMRDLGISPGQVRAVAFPPEALHVFAGSGR
- the phnY gene encoding phosphonoacetaldehyde dehydrogenase translates to MNATVRPPVRREAMRIAGKLVTTDDMLEVKNPYDDSVVGLIPAARPEHVREAFAQAKAFKPKLTRYERQQILQKTAELLRDRKELFAKLITAEAGLCWKDSLYEASRAYDVWSFAAQLTIKDDGEMFSCDISPNGKARKIFTTRQPLLGVISAITPFNHPLNMVSHKLAPAIATNNRLVLKPTELTPLTALALADVLYEAGLPPEMLSVVTGNPSTMGDAMITDPDADLVTFTGSVRVGKHIAAHAGYKRIVLELGGNDPLIVMEDADLDKAAELAVTGATKNSGQRCTAVKRILVVESVADAFSKLVVEKARKLKCGDPMDPETDVGCVINARSATLFQARVDDAVSKGAQVLHGERAQGALFHPTVVDHIPYDCELVHEETFGPVIPIIRVPDDIAEVIRISNSTAYGLSSGVCTNRFDYIQRFIAELEVGTVNVWEVPGYRIEMSPFGGIKDSGLGYKEGVVEAMKSFTNVKTWSQPWTA